The genomic DNA AAGAAACACAGAGGAGGAAAAACGGCTTCTGTGATTAAAGGGTTCATAGGTTCCGAAGATGATTTAAAAGACTTAGGCAAATTGTTAAAATCCAAATGTGGAGTAGGAGGTTCGGCCAAAGAAGGTGAGATAATCATTCAAGGAGATCATCGCGATAAAATCATGAAGATTTTGATGGATCAAGGATATAAGGCTAAAAAGGCTGGAGGTTGATGGAGTGAAGAGCATAGAGCAAAGGGTGAAAAGTAACGAGTAGTAGACTTTTTTGTATTGAGATGGTGAGTCGGGGTTTTTAATACTTGGTTCAAAGTTCAATGTTTTAAGCTTGTCCTGTGTGAATGCCTAAATAGGGTTGACCATTTTTAGTACAGCGTATGTTCATACTACTATTAAATGTGATACTTCTGTCATCCAACATCCGTCATCTGTCTTCCGCCTTTTTACATTCGTCTTCCTTTTTTTTCTTAAATTTGAAATCCTAAAACATTTAACATGATTCTGAGTTTATTGATTTCTGCAAATGCTTTATTATTGATATTATTACTCGTTTTTGTTTTTAAAAAGAGCAAAGCTCCAGAATCGAATAGCATTGGATTTCAGTCTGCTATTCATGAAAAGTTTGCTGATGCTTCTCGTGAGACTCGTGAATTGTTTTCTGAAAACAGAAAAGAAAATTCCAATAGTTTTATAGGGTTTCAAGATTCTTTGTTAAAGAGAATTAACGAGAATACCATCCTCCAAAAAGAACAGTTAAATCAGTTTTCTAAATTATTAAAAGATTTAAACGATGATTTACAGTTTTCTCAAAAGCAATTTATGGAGGAGACTAATCAAAAACAATCACAACTATTAGACTTAATGAACGATCGTTTCCAACGTTTTGAGGAGCGTTTGCAAAAAGAATCCAAAGTAAATAGAGAAGATTTTGCCTTTGGTATTAAAAATATCAATGAAGAATTGCGAGTGAGGTTTGGTGATTTGAATCAGCAACAATTAGATCAGAATAAGTTGGCTCTGGATCAGATTAAAAGCTTGAAAGAAAATGTAGATTCCAGTTTAAAGTCCATACGAGAAGACAATAGCAGTCAATTGGAAAAAATGCGTCAGACTGTTGATGAGAAATTACAATCAACTCTAGAAAAGCGGTTGGGTGAATCTTTTAAATTGGTCAGTGATAGATTGGAGCTGGTGCATAAAGGCCTTGGAGAGATGCAGACGCTTGCCAGTGGAGTAGGGGATTTAAAGAAAGTTCTTACTAATGTAAAGACAAGAGGTGTTTTGGGAGAATATCAATTGGGGAATATCCTAGAGCAGATTTTAACCAGTGAGCAATATGCGAAAAATGTACAAACCAAAAAAGGAAGCCAAGCTCATGTTGAATTTGCCATCAAATTGCCAGGTAAAACTGACGATAAAAATGTTTGGTTACCTATCGATTCTAAATTTCCAATAGAGAACTACCAATTGCTTTTAGAGGCCTATGAGGAGGGTGATAAGGATAAAATCGACTCAGTACAAAAACTTTTACTCCGAAGCATAGATGGATTTGCCAAAGACATTAGCTCAAAATACATCGATCCGCCCCATACCACAGATTTTGCCATTATGTTTTTGCCTGTGGAGAGTCTTTATGCCGAAGTACTGCGTCATGCTGGTGTATTTGAGAAATTGCAAAGAGATTATAAAATCACTATAACTGGGCCAACCACGCTTTCAGCCTTGCTAAGTAGCTTGAATATGGGATTTAGAACATTAGCGGTGCAAAAGAGAAGTAGTGAGGTTTGGGATGTATTAAAAGCCGTGAAACAGGAGTTTGGAAATTTTGCTGAGCATTTAGATAAAGTCCAAAAACATTTAAACACTGCCTCGACTTCTTTGGAGACATTAAGTAGTACGAGAACAAATGCAATAAACCGAAAATTACGGAATATTCAGACTTTAGATATGTCAAATGAACAAAATATATTAGATTTACCCAAAAATGAGAAATAACATATAAAATATAGATATGAACAGAAATTTATTACTGATCAGTAATTCCACTAATGCAGGAGAAGAATATTTAGGATGGCCACGTCCTGTGATTAAAGAATTTTTAAAAGAGGTTGAAGTAAAGAGAGTATTATTTATTCCATACGCAGGAGTAAACCTTTCTGATAAAGGATTACAAGCTTCTTTTGATGCTTATGAAGCACGAGTAAAGGCAGTTTATGCAGAATTAGGTTTTGACTTATATTCCATTCATAAAGAAGAAAATCCTGTTCAGGCAGTTGAGAATGCTGAAGCAGTTGCAGTAGGTGGAGGGAATACATTTCATTTAGTTTATATGATGCAGCAAACAGGTATTATGAAAGCTATTAAGAAACGTATTCTAGAAGGAATGCCGTACATGGGGTGGAGTGCAGGATCGAATGTTGCTTGCCCAAGTTTAAAAACTACCAACGATATGCCTATAATTGAGCCCATCTCATTTAATTGCTTAAATGTAGTTCCATTTCAGATTAATCCTCATTATTTAGATGCCCATCCTGATGGTCATGGAGGAGAAACTCGCGAACAAAGAATAAATGAGTTTACTGCAGTAAATCCTGATATGTATGTGGCTGGTTTGCGTGAAGCATGCTATTTTAGAGTGAAAGGAAATCA from Lentimicrobium sp. L6 includes the following:
- a CDS encoding DNA recombination protein RmuC; amino-acid sequence: MILSLLISANALLLILLLVFVFKKSKAPESNSIGFQSAIHEKFADASRETRELFSENRKENSNSFIGFQDSLLKRINENTILQKEQLNQFSKLLKDLNDDLQFSQKQFMEETNQKQSQLLDLMNDRFQRFEERLQKESKVNREDFAFGIKNINEELRVRFGDLNQQQLDQNKLALDQIKSLKENVDSSLKSIREDNSSQLEKMRQTVDEKLQSTLEKRLGESFKLVSDRLELVHKGLGEMQTLASGVGDLKKVLTNVKTRGVLGEYQLGNILEQILTSEQYAKNVQTKKGSQAHVEFAIKLPGKTDDKNVWLPIDSKFPIENYQLLLEAYEEGDKDKIDSVQKLLLRSIDGFAKDISSKYIDPPHTTDFAIMFLPVESLYAEVLRHAGVFEKLQRDYKITITGPTTLSALLSSLNMGFRTLAVQKRSSEVWDVLKAVKQEFGNFAEHLDKVQKHLNTASTSLETLSSTRTNAINRKLRNIQTLDMSNEQNILDLPKNEK
- the pepE gene encoding dipeptidase PepE, with product MNRNLLLISNSTNAGEEYLGWPRPVIKEFLKEVEVKRVLFIPYAGVNLSDKGLQASFDAYEARVKAVYAELGFDLYSIHKEENPVQAVENAEAVAVGGGNTFHLVYMMQQTGIMKAIKKRILEGMPYMGWSAGSNVACPSLKTTNDMPIIEPISFNCLNVVPFQINPHYLDAHPDGHGGETREQRINEFTAVNPDMYVAGLREACYFRVKGNHLQHFGERGLRVFKDGKEARELQSGEDLQFLMEN
- a CDS encoding translation initiation factor — encoded protein: MAKKKKFKNITGDVVYSTNQDYEYDFGGAEEESIAPSEQDLRVWLDKKHRGGKTASVIKGFIGSEDDLKDLGKLLKSKCGVGGSAKEGEIIIQGDHRDKIMKILMDQGYKAKKAGG